DNA sequence from the Alosa sapidissima isolate fAloSap1 chromosome 13, fAloSap1.pri, whole genome shotgun sequence genome:
TTCCAGTGATTAACTGGGCTGTCTTACCGAACTCCCAGGAACTGTGGCTGCTCGCCTGGTGCGCTCGATTCGCTCTCCATCTTCAGGGAGTCGATGTGGGCGATGGAGATAACGGTGGCAGCCACGTACCATGGCAACCCCAGGAAGGAGCAGACGGCCATCAGGATGCCCACCCAGAACAAGTCCAGGTGGTAACCACAGCCCTTCTGTctcagagaggagtgtgtgtgtgtgtgtgtgtaaggggggggtgcagagagggggacaggTGGTTAGatgggacacagagagacagacagacaaggacAAACCCAGACCACATCCAGATGGTTCTCATGGAGGGTGagggagtgagacagagagacagatggtcAGATGAgtaagaaacagacagacagacagacagacagaaaaaagacaaatcccacacacagaaaaagtcTCAGTGATAACTGCAGACCTACTAGTACTGTCACAGAGAGGTGTGAAAAATGATGAGAAAGACACAGCCATGCACTGACAAAGAAAGTTTGCTAAAAAGACAAAACacgaacaaaaacaaaactgtcCTTCAGTCtctcagagagaaaaagagcagaAAGTGCACAAGACAACAAAGACAACAAGGACAAGCAGCAGTAACACATACCAGACTCAGACACAGAGAACAGAACACAGGTGAAAAGCGGACTGCAGAAGATCCAAAAGACGACCACCTGCCGTTATTCTTTACCTTAAGTTTGTTCTCTTTGCGGTTGACGATGACAGCACTGATCTGCTGGTCCATGAAGATGAGGATGGTGACCAACAGCGCAGGGACGGCGCTGGCCAGGTATACCCACCATGGGTTCTTCCCAAAGGGCATGACAATCCATCCGCGGTCTGACCTTGTGGGCTACAGGTGCAGCAAGGGGGGCAGAGGGGCAACTATCCTTACTCAATTTGCCCCATAGACTTGTTTTATTTCCACTTTTCCCACATAACGAGTTCATTTATAAAATCACACTAGCTAACCTATACAGTGTGTACAGTGCATTCTACCGCTTTCTAATTTGGAAATCTCCCTGAATGACAGACATCTGATGCATAAAACATGTAATGTTTACTTAGTACTTTACTAATACAGTATCCATGGATGGAAGAGAGATACTATTCTAGCAAACCAAATCAAGCAGAATCTGAATCATCAATCATGCATGTCAAGCAGGAGCTTGCTGTCACGTACCTTAAACTCTGTGGGAACGATTAGCTTAGGCGTACCTAGGCCCATGAGCATGTCAAGGCCCACGAACGTCATGATTGACATGAAGATGGAAAAATCACTGATGAGCTTACgaagctacacacacagacacaggtgaaatgTGTGGAGAGGTCATGGTCGAACGCAGAGAAAAGCAGAGGACAAAagacaagaaaaagaaaaaaagaacagaaaagaaaagatattAGTGTGCATAATCAGGAGTTATCACTGAACCTGTTCACACTACCTGATTTGTGGTATTAATGCATGTTGAAAAAAGGCAGCAGAATCCATTATAGATGACCTTAGCAAATTTAACTAATTTTTGCTTAAATGATTTATGATGGATCACTCTCTGGTaaataaaatttaaaaaaataaaatgtatacaTGGATGTACAGACCGTCTGTCACTCTGAGAGCTCTGATAAACAGATACCATAGTGTTCAAATTTTTCCAAGGCAATGTGGCAAtatggtctggcatatgcaaaAATGATGCAAACAAGGGAACAAGATACACTTGACATTTGCACACTTGGTATACAGTCCAAACTCTGTGCTGCACCATTGAAGATTTCAGAGGGAGAACAAGGAGGAAGATGCACAGCATGCAGTAGAACAGAAGGGGGGTGGGGTCTGGGGGGGTTCAGAAGGGGGGGTCTGGGTGGGTTCACACCAGCAACCCCTGAGAGACacaggggaggaggaagaagatagGCTGGTTGGACCAGaatagacagggagagaggagacaaaggtcagaggtcagaccAGCATAGATAGGGAGAAAGGAgacaaaggtcagaggtcagaccagcatagacagggagagaggagatagaggtCATGGTCAGACCAGCATagatagggagagaggagacaaaggtcagaggtcagactaGCAGATAGAGGTCATGGTCAGACCAGCATagatagggagagaggagacaaaggtcagaggtcaaaccagcatagacagggagagaggaggtagaggtCATGGTCAGACCAGCATagatagggagagaggagacaaaggtcagaggtcaaaccagcatagacagggagagaggaggtagaAGTCATGGTCAGACCAGAGTAAACGGGGACAGATAGAGGACCTTGATCTCTGTGGGGACATGCAGTTTGGGAGTCTCCAGGGACAGCAGGCAGTCCAGGCCACAGAACACCAGGATGGAGATGATGATGGCGAAATCCCCAACCAGGGAGCGCACCTACAACAACACacccagaggagaggagaggagaggggaggagaggagaggagaggtgggggggaTATGCAGCTACTCAACACCGGCctgatcagggccacatcagggcgcCATCTAGCCCAGTGACAACAGCAATCTCAAGGGTCCAATAAAGGGAGAAGGACAAGGATTCACAGAGATGGACCATGAATGGAAACACCCAACCCCTTCTCACCCCACATCTCAACCCAAACCAAGCCGTCGGGTCTGGCTCTGcagtttgcccccccccccccccccccccccactccccctgtTCCCGAACCTTGGTAGGGAAGTAGCGGCTGGTCTTGAACTTCTTGAGCGAGACGGTCATGGAGTAGGTGCCGAAGAACAGGATGAAGGACATGAGGGCCAGGTCCGGCACGTACTTGCAGGCCTTGCCCACCAGGTCGCCGCCGTACTTCAGACACTCCTTCTTACTGAGCTGGCtccagtccagacctgtcatgtTATACTGCGGCGCCCGCGACAGAGTTGCCCACAAACAAGTAACGGGTCAGCAGCGGTCAGCAGCGGTCAGCAGAGACACAGTGGGAAGACAACAAGAGAATAAAAATGGCCTGGCACACAACAACGCGACCCCAGAGCCCGTGGAGCAGTCAAGGACAACAGCACTTTATAATCATATCCATAGTTAAATACTATacactatatactgtatatatgtgtgtttatatgtatagAGGGCCTCTGATTCAATATTCAAGATTCAATGGACCTTTttcacagcagccatttttgaCATAAAACATATGGCAGGCCCAGGTGTTACTAATGACTTTAATTACAGTAATTAAAGTTCTGATTCTTCTACACTTAAATTGAACAGAGACTTCATTAACGTATTTAGTAACACTGTtactattatttattttttttatcaaattatttactattatttattttatttacccTACTATTTATTTCATGTGAGAATTACTGCCGTGAAACAGGTCTATTATTTATATACAGGTCTATTATCGTTAGAGAGTAAAAACAGATTCACTGGTCAACAGTAACAAGTAATGAGCCCTTAACACAGCTGACTGTGCACCGAATTTGGCCCTCATCTGGCTGAGATCAGGGCCAGATTCGGCCCAGAGTTCGGGCTGCTCCCCAGGACCTAAACCACTCACCAACTCAGTCATGTTATCAGGACCCAGAGGAACTGGAGAGTTTCCCATCACACAGGGGCCACTGTTCAAATCACAAGAGACAAGAGAGCGAAAGGAAATCagaaagagatgaagaaagaaaCTAATTGGGGACATGGGAATGGACTGAACATATACtaatatactgtatgattttAGATAAGATTAGGTCGTACTCACTCAGATCAAACAGCAGCCAGGGAGAGTGCAGCAGAAACAGACATGACAAATCAATTACAGTCGTCAGATATCTGCACAGATCTCATTCAAAACAAATACAGCATATGCATAACTCCTTTATAAGCTGACAGGTAGCTATCATTTTCCATTTAATTAATATAAATTCCCTTTGCTTTCACCACTTTCCCCATACCTGCAGAAGTTAAATAACTATTTGGTACCCAATTGCTTCACTATTTTCACATACAAAGCACAAGAGGCAGGCTTATAATACAGTGCATACATTTATTTTTCCTGCACACATCTTATTTACTTGTTTACTATATTCCTTATTTACTCATGATTTCTGAATGCTGAATGTTCCTAATAACTGATCTATGGCAACATCTCCAAATATCTGAAAAACTACCTCATGGTTCTCCAAAATGATCTCCCCcaaatccctccctccctccaaacAAAAGGTCTTTTGTCCCTAGTGGAAACGTGTACTCACTCTGATCCGGCGCCAAGCACTCGCACTTGTAGGTGGTGACGTAGTCGGGCTTGAAGCCGCGGTTGATGGGGTAGTACTTGAAGGAGCCCGCCATCTTCTTGATGGCGTCGGAGATGAAAATGAAGGAGATGAGGCTGGAGAAGCCCTCCTCGGTGAAGCGCGTCATGTACTTGATGATAAAGCTGGCGTCCGTCGCCACCAGGATCAGACACTGGAAGCACGAGTGCAGACCGATCCACAGGCGCAGCTCCATGTAGTCGATGCTGTTTGACCTGAGAGgacggggaggagagggggagacaggaGAGGGAGACACTTGTGAGACAAGCAATTGCCAATTGGCAATTGTATGATAAGTGGACAGCACTAAATACAATTCTATCAATTCAATGAACAGGCACTGAAATGAGTGCAGGCTGATCCACACGCAGCTTAATGCAGCCAATGCTGTTTGACCTGAGGGGGGCAGCCATGAGACAGTTGTGACACAGCCGTTAGACAGCCGTGAGAAAACCGTGGCAAAGCCGGGAGACGGCCGTGTGATAGCTGGGAGACAGCCAGGAGACAGCCGGGAGCTGAATCTGCATACCTGTGTCACCAGGAGTGAAAATAATACCACCAAACTAGGAAGTCCAGCCACTCACTTGCTAAACTCATAAAGCAGTTTCTAAAAGATGAGGATGGGTCCACTCACTTGCTAAACTTATAGAGCCGTTTCTAAAAGATGAGGATGGGTCCACTCACTTGTTAAACTCATAGAGCAGTTTCTAAAATATGAGGATAGTCCACTCATTTGCTAATCTCATAGATCAGTTTCCCAAAGATGAGGATGGGTCCATTCACTTGCTAAACTCATAGAGCAGTTTCTAAAAGATGAGGATTGTCCACTCACTTGCTAAACTCATAGAGCAGTTTTTCAAAGATGAGGATGGGTCCAGTTGAACTGAGGATGATGAGTGGTTGGCCACCAAATAAACAGAAGACTGTTCCCGCTAACGCCGTTCCCAAGAAACTCTCCATGACACCCTTTTAATAAACAAGCAACATCAAAATCACAACCAGGAAGCAAAATTCAAGTGAGACATGGAtcaatgaaacacaaaaattaagaaaaataaagtttaaaaaaaaacagaaagaaagaatgaaaaattAAAACCGAAAACTAAATTGGAAATACAAGAGAGAgtgataaagggagagagagggggagagagaaaaaaagagagaaagacaaagacagagaataaaacaaaaacaacaaaagtgGAAAGCTGAAACTctgaaataaatgaaaaacagagaaagagcaaagagagggagagagaaagacagttaAAGAGGCCAGTagtgtcagagaaagagagggagagggagaaagagtgaatgagaaaaagagtgaaagaaGTTCTTGGAtccagaggagcagagagagagaaagagtgaaaaagaaagtgagtGGAAGAGGTTGATGGCGCCAGggaaacaaagagagaaagagtgaaagagagaaagagagagagagtggaagagggtTAACACCTGGTAGTTGTCTGTGGCGTCCCCCAGGAGGCCCCCGAAGGTGATGGCGTTGGTGATGCAGCCCAGGTAGATGAAGAGCACCGCCGAGATGGACTGGATGTGGAAGCCCTCGTAGATGTCGCTGAAAACATGCGGCAGCTTGCGCTTGATGTCCAGATAGAGACCTCCACAAAACCTGAAAGAGATTTATTATCCCATTATTGCATTATCATTTAATAAccgaactagatgtaccgcagatcggtacaaaatatgaccgccgcccagtccagcacatgttttccacaaaaataagtcacgctgaaaggcatatatgattctaactgtctcactgaattgcattatgcacactcaattctcactggtatctgctagacaacaagtaccaaaacatgattagttcatagatttcacatgtaatatacattttatacaaccccacccccatcttgcctggtcataattctgagaaattcttgaattgtgtgcatgtgtgcgtgtacatgtttatgtttatgtgtgtgtgggtgtgtgggtgggtgtgtgtgcgtgcatgtgtgtgtttgcctgtttatgtgcctgtgtgtgtgtgcatgtgcatgcatgcgtatatatgtctactgtgtgagtatgtgtcatacgtaggattactgtgaatgtatgtgtgtgcgtgtgtatttgtttatgcacatgtgtgcatatggaatgggtttacatgacccctggaggcaaacatacgcaaaaaattggtcatcctaggccctacggttcttaagatattcacagaaaactgtgtctgccctaccctcctttcggggggtccagtccagcgggggggctacagatcaaaaagaaaagcgatggttccatgctatccatgtggggttacatgcccaccaagtttcgtgtaccccggtctttcagtgtcccgggaatccttgttggtgtacggtcactaaatgtacacatatattattttattgtaaggccccccatgaacgaaagtccacgaaacttggcatgcattcggagggtgtcataatgatcctacactttcaatttcgtgcagttttgaccatgtcagccagagatattgtgatgaaaacacctaatgttttgctttttaatttttaactaggtggcgctatacatgaaataagtggtaatgggataggttgacatgcccccttaagaccaacatacaaaaaaaggtggacctcctaggccctacggttctcgagatatttacagaaaactgtctccggccacctacaggccagttggtgtatagtaacataaattaatttattgtgtggccccccatgaacggaattccacgaaacttggcatgcattcagagggtgtcataatgatcctacacttccaatttcgtgcagttttgactaggtcacagatacctgcgattacaacacctcatttttacttttttgtgtttaactaggtggcgctatacatgaaatgagtggttatgaaatgggttgacatggccctttgagatcaacatacaaaaaaaaatggtcctcctaaaccctacggttctcgagatattcacagaaaactgtgtctgccctaccctcctttcgaggggtccagtccagcgggggggctacagatcaaaacgaaaacaggaggttccatgctatccatgtggggttacatgcccaccaagtttcgtgtaccccggtcttacagtgtcccgggaaaaaaaaaaaaaaaaaaaaaatctgactaaacctatatgaccgccgcttcgctgcacggcggtcataataatgcacACCGCGGACAGCGGAAATTGAGCTGTATAAAGCATGGCCAGAAAAGACTCCAGTACCTCCCAGTAAACGCCAGCTCCTCTCCCAGCTCGTGAGGGGTAGGCATCTGCTCGTCGTCAGAGGCAGCGCCACCTCCTCCTGCTGTCCCGTTCATCTGTCCCAACTCATTCAGGTTCAACACGGACTTActgaagacagggagagagagaggacagaaaagagaggagaggaggagaggagaggtggcaagaggaaaggggagatagagaggaggagaggagaggggagaagaaagaaagaggagaggagagaagaagagagggggcagatagagaggagaaacagaaaaggaaatAAAGGAGAGTAGAGAtatggggagaggaggagaggagaggtggcaagaggaaaggggagatagagaggaggagaggagaggggagaagaaagaaagaggagaggagagaagaagagagggggcagatagagaggagaaacagaaaaggaaatAAAGGAGAGTAGAGAtatggggagaggaggagaggagagggaagaaaggagagagatatgggaagaaatgagaggaggagaggagagggaagaaaggagagagatatgtgaagaagtgagaggaggagaggagagggaagaagtgagaggaggagagggaagaagtgagaggaggagagggaagaagtgagaggaggagagggaagaagtgagaggaggagagggaagaagtgagaggaggagagggaagaagtgagaggaggagagggaagaaatgagaggaggagagggaagaagtGAGAGTAGAGAtatgaggagaagagaagaggagaggagagaagaaaaagaaagaggagaggggacaCCAGAGACCAAAgagcagaaaaacaaaagaggATAACAGGTGAGTATATCAGAGAGAAGCAGATGAAGAAGCGTAGATAGATGCTAGTGCTACACAACCAGAGTGACCAACAGAACCCAATAGAGGTCCTAAGCCCCAATGCCTCTATAGTGAAAACATACTGTATCCATCCAGTGGGTATCCATAACTACAAGctaaaggtcataggtcaaagaCTATTCATGTATTTATCTGTAGAGTCCATGACATTTTGGTAATGCCCATTGAAGCTGTTCAGATGCAGAGCGTCAACTCCAGGGTGCCCTACCGCATGTCGGCTGAGGGGACTTTCTTCGGGGGCTCAATGCGGATCTTGGGGTCCCACTCTCCCGGCGGGAGCACGATGACCTCATCCAGGAACTCATCGATCCCTGCGATCAGGTCCTCGCGGTCTCTCGCCTTGTAGGCCACATCGCTGAAAATCTGCAAAACAGGTGTGTGACAGCAATGAGGTGAGAAGAAAGGCACTCCAGCTGTACTGCAATACAAAACACATTTCCAAAGTCCTGACATCATATACTCCCACTCCAGAACTATAATGCTACACGTCTCTTGAGTCCCGAGCCATCAGACACCCACTCCAGTACTATAATACTGCAATATGCTTTTAATGTCATGAGCCATCATACACCCACTCCAGTACTATAATACTGCAATATGCTTTTAATGTCATGAGCCATCATACACCCACTCCAGTACTATAATACTGCTATATGCTTTTAATGTCATGAGCCATCATACACTCCCACTCCAGTACTATAATATATGATTTTAATTACATGAGCCATCAAACACCCACTCCAGTACTATAATACTGCAATATGCTTTTAATGTCATGAGCCATCATACACCCACTCCAGTACTATAATACTGCAATATGCTTTTAATGTCATGAGCCATCATACACCCACTCCAGCACTACAATACTGCTATATGCTTTTAATGTCATGAGCAATCATACACTCCTACTCCTCACACTTACATCGTCCACCATGAGTGTAGCGATGGCGCGGCCAATCTCATTGTAGGACTTTGCCCTACCAGTGGGCCCAAGCAGCACAAACAGGAACCTTGGGAAACAGacagaaataaaacaacataGAGTTTTATTGCTGGTAgttatggtgatggtgatggttatggttatggttcttTGCAGAcgcaacaataacaataaacattACCATAAAGAAAATCAACAGTTGAAGAAGTCATAGGGCCTCCATAAAAAATAGTGCCTTTGTGTGTTGGCCtgtcatttgcaccatcatGTTACAGCGCAatgataaacaaaaacaacgcCTAAGCTCTAAAACACATACAACCAAACCTGGTAGtgatgatttacacagtttagATTTTCCACCAAatacaaatgtaaacaaaatcTAAATACATCAAATGTGTCTCCTAGTGCTTCAGTGAGATGTTTGTTGCAATACATTAtattctgtttatttgtttgtttgtatagcacatgtgtgtgtgtgtgtgtgtgtgtgtgtgtgtgtgtgtgtgtgtgtgtgtgtgtgtgtgtgtgtgtgtgtgttggatgtgtGAGGTACCTGGTGGGCACAGGGACCTCAGTGAGCCCGCCCAAAGTGGTGGCTTGAGCCAATCGTACGAAGGCCACAAA
Encoded proteins:
- the slc4a5b gene encoding electrogenic sodium bicarbonate cotransporter 4, whose translation is MDHDWHSSRRSGHRHYDDDEDQQSIYIGVPVPRGYRRKRRRHRHRHNGEEGRSERRHGRHEHHGREEHYDADDGSEGPSHHQSQQSLSDVNSTISPAAERLRCLLGEDDEPTPTIFTEMDTLQHEGGEMEWKESARWVKFEEKVEKGGERWSKPHVSTLTLHSLFELRTCLQTGSILLDLEGYSLPQIIDDIVERQVQDGLIGEELREQISFVLLRKHRHQTKKPIHRSLADISKTSSPTPARRSPSTASGLHRSTEDLHGRNSGSLGRLHHAQSRSMNDISETPSTDQLKNKFMKKIPRDAEASNVLIGEVDFLDKPFVAFVRLAQATTLGGLTEVPVPTRFLFVLLGPTGRAKSYNEIGRAIATLMVDDIFSDVAYKARDREDLIAGIDEFLDEVIVLPPGEWDPKIRIEPPKKVPSADMRKSVLNLNELGQMNGTAGGGGAASDDEQMPTPHELGEELAFTGRFCGGLYLDIKRKLPHVFSDIYEGFHIQSISAVLFIYLGCITNAITFGGLLGDATDNYQGVMESFLGTALAGTVFCLFGGQPLIILSSTGPILIFEKLLYEFSKSNSIDYMELRLWIGLHSCFQCLILVATDASFIIKYMTRFTEEGFSSLISFIFISDAIKKMAGSFKYYPINRGFKPDYVTTYKCECLAPDQIPLGPDNMTELYNMTGLDWSQLSKKECLKYGGDLVGKACKYVPDLALMSFILFFGTYSMTVSLKKFKTSRYFPTKVRSLVGDFAIIISILVFCGLDCLLSLETPKLHVPTEIKLRKLISDFSIFMSIMTFVGLDMLMGLGTPKLIVPTEFKPTRSDRGWIVMPFGKNPWWVYLASAVPALLVTILIFMDQQISAVIVNRKENKLKKGCGYHLDLFWVGILMAVCSFLGLPWYVAATVISIAHIDSLKMESESSAPGEQPQFLGVREQRVTGILVFVLTGVSIFLAPILQYIPMPVLYGVFLYMGVASLNGIQFWERIKLYLMPAKHQPDFTFLRHVPLRRVHLFTLVQITCLAVLWILKSTMAAIIFPVMILGLMVVRKLLDYMFSQHDLAWLDDILPEKDKKKAEEKKKKKDKKKGKAAQHDSDEEAKCPKDTPPSVKIPMETMAPPVDPTSSPASPPSDPPSSYLSPCT